The sequence ATTTCCCCAACGGCGCAGGGTCTATTTTCACCTTCGATGTGAAGGGCGGCCAGGCCGAAGCCTTCAAGTTCATCGATAGCCTCAAGATTTTCAGCCTGCTGGCCAACGTGGCCGACGTGAAGAGCCTGGTGGTGCATCCCTACACGACGACACACTCCGAACTCACTCCGGAAGAACTCGCCGCCGCAGGAATCAGCCCCGCTACCATCCGCCTTTCTATCGGTACGGAACACTACGAAGACATCATCGCCGACCTGGATCAGGCACTTAGTGAGTTGTGAGTTTTTAACCACTCCGTTAAACTTTTATTAATTTCTAACTCAAAAAAAAGGACTTCAAACCATGTCTAAAATCTATACCTCTGCCGACCAGCTCATTGGTCACACCCCGCTTCTGGAACTCACTCACATCGAGGAAGGCCTCGGTGCCAAGATTCTCGCCAAGCTGGAATACTTCAACCCCGCCGGCTCCGTGAAGGACCGCGTGGCCAAGGCCATGCTGGACGATGCCGAAAAGAGCGGCAAGCTCAAGGCCGGTTCCGTGATTATCGAGCCCACCTCGGGTAACACCGGTATCGGTCTTGCCTCTGTGGCTGCCGCCCGCGGGTACCGCATCATCATCGTGATGCCCGAAACCATGAGTGTGGAACGCCGCCAGATC is a genomic window of Fibrobacter sp. containing:
- a CDS encoding O-acetylhomoserine aminocarboxypropyltransferase/cysteine synthase, which encodes FPNGAGSIFTFDVKGGQAEAFKFIDSLKIFSLLANVADVKSLVVHPYTTTHSELTPEELAAAGISPATIRLSIGTEHYEDIIADLDQALSEL